Proteins from a single region of Pseudodesulfovibrio portus:
- the rpsB gene encoding 30S ribosomal protein S2: MAYVTMKQMLETGVHFGHQTRRWNPKMRPYIFGARNGIHIMDLQQTVKMFATAHDFIVDTVSKGGKVLFIGTKRQAQEAVKAEAERAGMFFVTHRWMGGTLTNFQTIKRSIDRLKNLEQMFEDGSISKYTKKEAVGMNREVKKLNLALGGIKDMNDAPRAAFVIDPKREQIAIQECRKLGIPVVAVVDSNCDPDMVDYIIPGNDDAIRAIKLFATHMADACIEGAAMQKDFAAKAEAEKAETAKAETAEKAEAPAEAPAEEK; the protein is encoded by the coding sequence ATGGCTTACGTTACCATGAAGCAGATGCTGGAGACCGGCGTCCACTTCGGCCACCAGACCCGCCGCTGGAACCCCAAAATGCGCCCCTACATCTTCGGCGCGCGCAACGGCATTCACATCATGGACCTGCAGCAGACCGTCAAGATGTTTGCCACGGCCCACGATTTCATCGTCGACACCGTTTCCAAGGGCGGAAAGGTCCTGTTCATCGGCACCAAGCGCCAGGCCCAGGAGGCCGTCAAGGCCGAGGCCGAGCGTGCGGGCATGTTCTTCGTCACCCATCGCTGGATGGGCGGCACCCTGACCAACTTCCAGACCATCAAGCGTTCCATCGACCGCCTCAAGAATCTTGAGCAGATGTTCGAGGACGGCTCCATCTCCAAGTACACCAAGAAGGAAGCCGTGGGCATGAACCGCGAGGTCAAGAAGCTGAACCTGGCGCTGGGCGGCATCAAGGACATGAACGACGCCCCCAGGGCCGCCTTCGTCATCGATCCCAAGCGCGAACAGATCGCCATCCAGGAATGCCGCAAGCTCGGCATCCCGGTCGTGGCCGTGGTCGACTCCAACTGCGATCCCGACATGGTGGACTACATCATCCCCGGCAACGATGACGCCATCCGCGCCATCAAGCTGTTTGCCACCCACATGGCCGACGCCTGCATCGAAGGCGCCGCCATGCAGAAAGACTTTGCCGCCAAGGCCGAGGCCGAAAAGGCCGAAACCGCCAAGGCTGAAACCGCAGAAAAGGCCGAAGCCCCCGCCGAGGCCCCCGCTGAGGAGAAATAA
- a CDS encoding SPL family radical SAM protein, translating to MSKRLPSHLRKIGHVFVDESMQDSPMARRVRDKLAGTDRADIPWTVVPPEQDRIEFVRGETQALYLKEYKGKFLRFCPGTRAYHCCGYRIIHIGENCPMACSYCILQAYFQDRVLKIWANQDDLFTELGNAFGADRNTRYRVGTGEFTDSLALEHLTGYSANLIHFLEDYDNVVLELKSKVVDLTWMDATTRTDRVLPAWSLNAPFINEHEEFDVSTLRERLTAARTCAEAGFRVCLHFDPIIHYPGWEEGYAETIDMIFDYVKPEQIAYMSLGSFRCMPQLTPIIENNFPDTTYIYNEFVPGLDGKARLLRPLRVAQFKFMVDRLRKHGMDKQLYFCMESTEVWNEVFGYAPKDFGGLGNRLMAQAFGEE from the coding sequence ATGAGTAAGCGACTCCCCTCCCACCTGCGCAAGATCGGCCACGTGTTCGTCGACGAGTCCATGCAGGATTCGCCCATGGCTCGCCGCGTCCGCGACAAGCTGGCCGGGACCGACCGGGCCGACATCCCATGGACCGTGGTCCCGCCGGAACAGGACCGCATCGAATTCGTGCGGGGCGAGACCCAGGCGCTCTACCTCAAGGAATACAAGGGCAAGTTCCTGCGCTTCTGCCCCGGCACCCGCGCCTATCACTGCTGCGGTTACCGCATCATCCACATCGGTGAGAACTGCCCCATGGCCTGCTCCTACTGCATCCTCCAGGCATACTTCCAGGACCGGGTGCTCAAGATATGGGCCAACCAGGACGACCTGTTCACCGAGTTGGGCAACGCCTTCGGCGCGGACCGCAACACCCGGTACCGGGTGGGCACCGGCGAGTTCACCGACTCCCTGGCCCTGGAACACCTGACCGGGTACAGCGCCAACCTCATCCATTTCCTGGAGGACTACGACAACGTGGTCCTGGAGCTGAAATCCAAGGTGGTGGACCTGACCTGGATGGACGCGACCACGCGCACGGACCGCGTCCTGCCCGCCTGGTCCCTGAACGCGCCCTTCATCAACGAGCACGAGGAATTCGACGTCTCCACCCTGCGCGAGCGGCTGACTGCGGCCCGCACCTGCGCCGAGGCCGGGTTCCGGGTCTGCCTGCACTTCGACCCCATCATCCACTACCCCGGCTGGGAGGAAGGCTACGCCGAGACCATCGACATGATCTTCGACTATGTGAAACCGGAGCAGATCGCCTACATGTCGCTGGGGTCGTTCCGGTGCATGCCCCAGCTGACCCCGATCATCGAGAACAACTTCCCGGACACCACATACATATATAACGAGTTCGTGCCCGGCCTGGACGGCAAGGCGCGGCTCCTGCGCCCCCTGCGCGTGGCCCAGTTCAAGTTCATGGTGGACCGGCTCAGGAAGCACGGCATGGACAAGCAACTCTACTTCTGCATGGAGTCCACCGAAGTCTGGAACGAGGTCTTCGGATACGCGCCAAAAGACTTCGGCGGGCTGGGCAACCGGCTCATGGCGCAAGCTTTCGGAGAAGAATAA
- a CDS encoding ParB N-terminal domain-containing protein, which yields MLLTSEIFTASATSIRADGAHLFWAEKPSDSLTESMAEFGQASPVLVRETEAGLTLVAGHARLAALAAAGQPVLARMVEDADDVSTGLLYLADNAQRPLDDGMRLAALQYFAPRVDEGVLRQDILPRLGIKPKSKDARFLLAWLGMDKEWQALLTAGNVPLAAVSPLARMSVDDLAAVKPLFTGLSWSRSSGVNVLTWLFETATMHGVAVAEVMDRAGMNAALAQGLSPKDAIARLSTAARQARHPELTRLQERYAAVAAEITAGTKWRMTQPDSFETGGSELTIQIKNGEQLKQAVKDLENMAASTAWDKLWSLGSRDE from the coding sequence TTGCTGCTCACCAGCGAGATTTTCACGGCTTCGGCCACGTCGATCCGGGCCGACGGCGCACACCTTTTCTGGGCTGAAAAACCCTCTGATTCACTGACGGAATCCATGGCGGAATTCGGGCAGGCATCCCCGGTCCTGGTCCGCGAAACCGAGGCGGGGCTGACCCTCGTCGCCGGGCACGCGCGGCTGGCAGCGCTGGCCGCAGCAGGGCAGCCTGTGCTGGCGCGCATGGTCGAGGACGCCGACGACGTGTCAACGGGCCTCCTCTACCTGGCCGACAACGCGCAACGGCCCCTCGACGACGGCATGCGCCTGGCGGCCCTGCAATACTTCGCCCCGCGTGTGGACGAGGGGGTTCTGCGCCAGGACATCCTGCCCCGGCTGGGCATCAAGCCCAAGTCCAAGGACGCCAGGTTCCTCCTGGCCTGGCTCGGCATGGACAAGGAGTGGCAGGCCCTGCTGACCGCAGGCAACGTCCCCCTGGCGGCCGTCAGTCCCCTCGCCCGGATGTCCGTAGACGACCTCGCCGCCGTGAAGCCGTTGTTCACGGGCCTTTCCTGGTCGCGCTCCAGCGGCGTCAACGTCCTCACCTGGCTCTTCGAAACCGCCACGATGCACGGTGTCGCCGTGGCCGAAGTCATGGACCGGGCGGGCATGAACGCCGCCCTGGCCCAAGGGCTTTCCCCCAAGGACGCCATCGCCCGGCTGTCCACGGCTGCACGACAGGCCCGCCACCCCGAGCTGACGCGCTTGCAGGAGCGGTACGCCGCCGTCGCCGCCGAAATCACGGCGGGCACCAAATGGCGCATGACCCAGCCCGACAGTTTCGAAACCGGCGGCAGCGAGCTGACCATCCAGATCAAAAACGGCGAGCAGCTCAAGCAGGCCGTCAAGGACCTTGAGAATATGGCCGCCTCCACGGCATGGGACAAACTCTGGTCGCTGGGGAGCCGGGATGAGTAA
- a CDS encoding elongation factor G: MPDLKTQRTYALVGHGGSGKTTVAEMLLFNAGIVNRLGKVEDGNTVLDYEPEEIKRRGSVQPGLACYKWKKNDHFLIDTPGDSNFAGDLSYSLTAADGVVMVIDAVDGVKPLTRKVWAQIQEQGLPSMIVINKMDRDRADFDMAFNGISEALGARPALLFYPIGSKEDFKGVVDMMSGKALMFGADGKVEEGEVPADIADEVEAIRETMIENIAESDEDLMEKYFEEGELSPEDITKGLKAGVASGELVPVVVSAALNCQGGQMILDTVQNLMPGPLDHKPWVGVEGERESSPDAPLACFVFKTMADPFAGQLTVVRVLSGTLNPDSHLLNASNGEKERVGQLLAMNGKEQAQLKGGMGPGSIVTLAKLKNTRTGDTLVEKDKFELAKPEMAPQLITFALAPVEKGEEDKVYAAVAKLLDEDITLTLSRDEESGDILLSGMGQNHIEISVEKAKRRYKTEIVLKTPKVPYRETFKTGAKEVQGRHKKQSGGRGQFGDCWINVTPRPSGAGYEFEDKIVGGSIPRQFIPAVDKGVQETAARGVLAGYPVIDFQVSLYDGSYHNVDSSEMAFKVAGSLAFRKACEKAKMALLEPVMLVTVAVPDSFMGDVIGDLSSRRGKVLGSDSQAGITEVRAHVPMAEMLKYAPDLNSMTAGQGTFFMEFASYEECPPQETEKVIAANKKADEAE, translated from the coding sequence ATGCCTGACCTGAAAACACAAAGAACCTATGCACTCGTCGGTCACGGCGGAAGTGGTAAAACCACCGTCGCCGAGATGCTTCTTTTCAATGCCGGAATTGTCAATCGCCTCGGCAAGGTCGAAGACGGAAATACCGTTCTCGATTACGAACCCGAGGAAATCAAGCGGCGCGGCTCGGTCCAGCCCGGTCTCGCCTGTTACAAGTGGAAAAAGAACGACCACTTCCTCATAGACACCCCCGGCGACTCCAATTTCGCAGGTGATCTTTCCTATTCCTTGACCGCAGCCGACGGCGTGGTCATGGTCATCGACGCCGTGGACGGCGTGAAGCCGCTGACCCGCAAGGTCTGGGCGCAGATTCAGGAACAGGGCCTGCCCTCCATGATCGTCATCAACAAGATGGACCGCGACCGGGCCGACTTCGATATGGCCTTCAACGGCATTTCCGAAGCCCTGGGTGCGCGCCCGGCGCTGCTGTTCTATCCCATCGGTTCCAAGGAAGATTTCAAGGGCGTGGTGGACATGATGTCCGGCAAGGCCCTCATGTTCGGCGCCGACGGCAAGGTCGAGGAGGGCGAGGTGCCCGCCGACATCGCCGACGAAGTCGAGGCCATCCGCGAGACCATGATCGAGAATATCGCCGAATCCGACGAGGATCTCATGGAGAAGTACTTCGAGGAAGGCGAGCTTTCCCCCGAAGACATCACCAAGGGTCTCAAGGCGGGCGTGGCCTCCGGCGAGCTGGTGCCCGTGGTGGTTTCCGCGGCCCTGAACTGCCAGGGCGGCCAGATGATCCTGGACACCGTGCAGAACCTGATGCCCGGTCCCCTGGACCACAAGCCGTGGGTCGGCGTGGAAGGCGAGCGCGAGTCCTCCCCGGACGCGCCCCTGGCCTGCTTTGTCTTCAAGACCATGGCCGACCCGTTCGCCGGTCAGCTGACTGTTGTCCGCGTCCTCTCCGGCACGCTCAATCCCGACTCCCATCTCCTGAACGCCAGCAACGGCGAAAAGGAACGCGTGGGCCAGCTCCTGGCCATGAACGGCAAGGAACAGGCGCAGCTCAAGGGCGGCATGGGCCCCGGTTCCATCGTCACCCTGGCCAAGCTCAAGAACACCCGCACCGGGGACACCCTGGTCGAGAAGGACAAGTTTGAGCTGGCCAAGCCGGAAATGGCTCCGCAGCTGATCACCTTTGCCCTGGCTCCGGTCGAGAAGGGCGAAGAGGACAAGGTCTACGCCGCAGTGGCCAAGCTGCTCGACGAGGACATCACCCTGACCCTGTCCCGCGACGAGGAGTCCGGCGACATCCTGCTGTCCGGCATGGGCCAGAACCACATCGAGATTTCCGTTGAAAAGGCCAAGCGCCGCTACAAGACCGAGATCGTCCTGAAGACGCCCAAGGTTCCGTACCGCGAGACCTTCAAGACCGGGGCCAAGGAAGTCCAGGGCCGTCACAAGAAACAGTCCGGCGGTCGCGGCCAGTTCGGCGACTGCTGGATCAACGTGACCCCCAGGCCGTCCGGCGCGGGCTACGAGTTCGAAGACAAGATTGTCGGCGGCTCCATCCCCCGCCAGTTCATCCCGGCCGTTGACAAGGGCGTCCAGGAGACCGCCGCGCGCGGCGTGCTGGCCGGTTACCCGGTCATCGACTTCCAGGTCTCCCTGTACGACGGCAGCTACCACAACGTCGACTCCTCGGAAATGGCCTTCAAGGTGGCCGGTTCCCTGGCCTTCAGGAAGGCCTGCGAAAAGGCCAAGATGGCCCTGCTCGAACCGGTCATGCTCGTGACCGTGGCCGTGCCCGATTCCTTCATGGGCGACGTCATCGGCGATCTGTCGTCCCGTCGCGGCAAGGTCCTGGGTTCCGACTCCCAGGCCGGCATCACCGAGGTCCGGGCCCACGTGCCCATGGCCGAGATGCTCAAGTACGCCCCGGACCTCAACTCCATGACCGCGGGCCAGGGCACCTTCTTCATGGAATTCGCTTCCTACGAGGAATGCCCGCCCCAGGAAACCGAGAAGGTCATCGCCGCCAACAAGAAGGCGGACGAAGCCGAGTAG
- a CDS encoding lysophospholipid acyltransferase family protein, with protein MFRRLFFVPLLYLVTVYYSIRMMQVDPEKATPEEYDYWGLKWGDAAVRLAGIRIEADLGEVDPKGHYVFIGNHQSNLDIPVLFRVLKGNRIRFVAKKSLFDIPIYGKALAHSGHICIDRENRRAAMKSLSEAVDRAKEGISPVIFPEGTRNTELSQLMEFKVGGMIIALKAGLPVVPIVMTNTGRIMSKGKLTIDNRPVVRVKALPVIDPSEYTLKEREKLKDDLFDMMNTAYQELLAQG; from the coding sequence ATGTTTCGACGCTTATTTTTCGTGCCGCTTTTGTATTTGGTGACGGTCTACTACAGCATCAGGATGATGCAGGTGGACCCCGAGAAAGCCACTCCCGAGGAATACGATTACTGGGGGCTCAAATGGGGTGACGCCGCCGTCAGACTCGCGGGCATCAGGATCGAGGCCGACCTGGGCGAGGTGGACCCCAAGGGGCACTACGTTTTCATCGGCAACCACCAGTCCAACCTGGATATCCCGGTGCTGTTCCGGGTGCTCAAGGGCAACCGCATCCGGTTCGTGGCCAAGAAATCCCTGTTCGACATCCCCATCTACGGCAAGGCCTTGGCCCATTCGGGACACATCTGCATCGACCGCGAGAATCGGCGTGCGGCCATGAAGTCCCTCAGTGAGGCCGTGGACAGGGCAAAGGAAGGCATCTCCCCGGTCATTTTCCCGGAGGGCACCCGCAATACGGAACTTTCCCAGCTCATGGAGTTCAAGGTCGGCGGCATGATCATCGCGCTGAAGGCCGGGCTGCCCGTGGTGCCCATCGTCATGACCAACACCGGCCGCATCATGTCCAAGGGCAAGCTGACCATCGACAACCGGCCTGTGGTCCGGGTCAAAGCCCTGCCGGTCATCGACCCCTCCGAGTACACCCTGAAGGAGCGGGAGAAGCTCAAGGACGACCTCTTCGACATGATGAACACGGCCTATCAGGAACTGCTCGCTCAAGGATAG
- a CDS encoding ribonuclease J, with the protein MAGNAITLYPLGGLGEIGMNCMLYKTDRSMVMVDCGLMFPEDYHFGVDVVIPCFDFVLKNKSSLHGIVLTHGHEDHIGALPWLLQNVDVPVYGSEFTLGLVENKLREHDLDRWADLRPVRPYDRVLLGDFRFNFFPVCHSIIEGYGLGIETPAGRVVHTGDFKIDRNPLGGHATDLAAFRNFSEPGVKLMLSDSTNVGSEGFALTEREIKVSLREIFSTAKGRILVSLFSSHIQRMQEVFDLADAEGRKVAVSGKSMARNIELAREQGHLKVPKGTFIELDTIYEYADNELVLLVTGSQGEPLAALSRMAAGEHRQLAVRPDDLVILSSRFIPGNVRAINRVINNLYRLGAEVLYEKMHGVHASGHAHAGELTLMLQTVRPEYFIPVHGEYRHLVKHMRLACECGVDEDKSMVVENGQPVTFFEDDGIKLLPRISAEKILVDGKGVGDVGQSVLKERQLLAGEGMVIVVLVVDEATGEISMGPDIMSKGFVFEEEYRHLLDDAKCIVLDVHENIAPGDTTKLKERIRSALRRFFRKVLGRDPVVVPLVISV; encoded by the coding sequence ATGGCAGGAAACGCAATCACTCTCTACCCCCTCGGCGGCCTCGGCGAGATCGGCATGAACTGCATGCTCTACAAGACCGACCGCTCCATGGTCATGGTGGACTGCGGGCTCATGTTCCCGGAGGACTACCATTTCGGGGTGGACGTGGTCATTCCCTGCTTCGACTTCGTGCTCAAGAACAAGTCCAGCCTGCACGGCATCGTCCTGACCCACGGCCATGAGGACCACATCGGCGCGCTGCCGTGGCTGTTGCAGAACGTTGACGTGCCGGTCTACGGCTCGGAGTTCACCCTGGGGCTGGTGGAGAACAAGCTCAGGGAACATGACCTGGACAGGTGGGCCGACCTGCGGCCCGTGCGTCCCTACGACCGGGTGCTGCTCGGCGATTTCCGGTTCAATTTCTTTCCGGTCTGCCATTCCATCATCGAGGGGTACGGGCTGGGCATCGAAACGCCTGCGGGCCGGGTGGTGCACACCGGCGACTTCAAGATCGACCGCAACCCGCTGGGCGGCCATGCAACGGACCTGGCCGCGTTCCGCAATTTTTCCGAGCCGGGCGTAAAGCTCATGCTATCCGACTCCACCAACGTGGGCAGCGAGGGGTTCGCCCTGACGGAGCGGGAGATCAAGGTCAGCCTGCGCGAGATTTTTTCCACGGCCAAGGGGCGCATCCTCGTTTCGCTTTTCTCGAGCCACATCCAGCGGATGCAGGAAGTCTTCGACCTGGCCGACGCCGAGGGCCGCAAGGTGGCCGTGTCCGGCAAGTCCATGGCCCGGAATATCGAGCTGGCCCGCGAGCAGGGGCACCTCAAGGTTCCCAAGGGCACGTTCATCGAACTGGACACCATTTACGAGTACGCGGACAACGAATTGGTCCTGCTGGTGACCGGCTCCCAGGGTGAGCCCCTGGCCGCCCTGTCCCGCATGGCCGCAGGCGAGCACCGCCAACTGGCGGTCAGGCCCGACGACCTGGTCATCCTCTCCTCCCGGTTCATCCCGGGCAACGTGCGCGCCATCAACCGGGTCATCAACAACCTGTACCGCCTTGGGGCCGAGGTTCTGTACGAGAAGATGCACGGCGTCCATGCCTCGGGCCACGCCCACGCGGGCGAATTGACCCTGATGCTCCAGACCGTGCGGCCCGAATATTTCATCCCGGTTCACGGCGAGTACCGCCATCTGGTCAAGCACATGCGGCTGGCCTGCGAGTGCGGCGTGGACGAGGACAAGTCCATGGTCGTGGAGAACGGGCAGCCCGTGACCTTCTTCGAGGACGACGGCATCAAGCTGCTGCCGCGCATTTCCGCCGAGAAGATCCTGGTGGACGGCAAGGGCGTGGGCGACGTGGGCCAGTCCGTGCTCAAGGAACGCCAGCTCCTGGCCGGCGAGGGCATGGTCATCGTGGTCCTGGTGGTGGACGAGGCCACCGGAGAAATCTCCATGGGCCCGGACATCATGTCCAAGGGCTTCGTGTTCGAGGAGGAGTACCGCCACCTCCTGGACGACGCCAAGTGTATCGTGCTCGACGTGCACGAGAACATCGCGCCCGGCGACACCACCAAGCTCAAGGAACGCATCCGCTCGGCCCTGCGCCGCTTCTTCCGCAAGGTGCTCGGCCGCGACCCGGTGGTCGTGCCGCTGGTTATTTCCGTTTAG
- a CDS encoding L-cysteine desulfidase family protein translates to MRFSVKDVLTIQVAPALGCTEPVAIALGAAAAMSLLPSADFDHIEVAVDPNVYKNGLAVSIPGPSDLVGLDMASALGATGGDPSLSLEVLRPIDDDAVALARKSLAEKKITVTLLREQQGLLIRTKITSGDHVAESVIEGLHDNITSLSLDGRPVDSPLIRVQAEDKGSPLAAMEEWLKSLSLTDLIALTDELDEDDFAFLQEGVDVNMRLAEQGLKYGLGLGVGKTLERLARQGLIKKDMMLDARILTSAAADARMSGAPLPAMSSAGSGNHGLTAILPIWAVKDYVEGVQTRSVLEAIALSHIVTAFVKAHTGRLSAICGCSVAAGAGATAGITFLLGGGATHIAGAIKNLLEDLAGIICDGAKEGCALKLATAAGTAVQAALFALQGVNVHHTDGIIGQSPEDTMRNVGTLAVDGMIQTDKTILEIMLQKQFSDV, encoded by the coding sequence ATGCGGTTTTCGGTCAAGGACGTCCTGACCATCCAGGTGGCCCCGGCCCTTGGCTGCACCGAACCGGTGGCCATAGCCCTGGGCGCTGCGGCGGCCATGTCCCTGCTCCCCTCCGCCGACTTCGACCACATCGAGGTGGCGGTGGATCCCAACGTGTACAAGAACGGCCTGGCCGTCTCCATCCCCGGCCCCTCCGACCTGGTCGGCCTGGACATGGCCTCGGCCCTCGGCGCCACGGGCGGCGACCCGAGCCTCAGCCTGGAAGTGCTCCGGCCCATCGACGACGACGCCGTTGCCCTGGCCAGGAAATCCCTGGCCGAGAAGAAAATCACGGTCACCCTGCTCAGGGAACAACAGGGTCTGCTCATCCGCACCAAGATCACCTCCGGCGACCATGTTGCCGAGTCCGTCATCGAGGGACTGCACGACAACATCACATCCCTGTCCCTGGACGGTCGGCCCGTGGACAGCCCCCTGATCAGGGTGCAGGCCGAGGACAAGGGCTCCCCCCTGGCGGCCATGGAGGAATGGCTCAAGTCCCTGAGCCTGACCGACCTCATCGCCCTGACAGACGAGCTGGACGAGGATGATTTCGCCTTCCTGCAGGAAGGCGTGGACGTGAACATGCGGCTGGCCGAGCAAGGCCTCAAGTACGGCCTCGGCCTGGGCGTGGGCAAGACCCTCGAACGCCTCGCGCGCCAGGGGCTGATCAAGAAGGACATGATGCTGGACGCCCGCATCCTGACCTCCGCCGCAGCCGACGCCCGCATGTCCGGCGCTCCCCTGCCCGCCATGAGCTCCGCCGGGTCCGGCAACCACGGGCTGACCGCCATCCTGCCCATCTGGGCGGTCAAGGACTACGTGGAAGGCGTTCAGACCCGTTCCGTGCTCGAAGCCATCGCCCTGTCGCACATCGTCACCGCCTTTGTTAAGGCGCACACCGGCCGCCTCTCGGCCATCTGCGGCTGTTCCGTGGCCGCAGGCGCGGGAGCCACCGCCGGGATAACCTTCCTGCTCGGCGGCGGGGCCACGCACATCGCCGGAGCGATCAAGAATCTCCTGGAAGACCTGGCGGGCATCATCTGCGACGGGGCCAAGGAAGGCTGCGCACTCAAGCTGGCCACCGCCGCCGGAACCGCTGTCCAGGCCGCACTGTTCGCCCTGCAGGGCGTCAACGTCCACCACACCGACGGCATCATCGGCCAATCGCCCGAAGACACCATGCGCAACGTCGGCACCCTGGCCGTGGACGGCATGATCCAGACCGACAAGACCATCCTGGAAATCATGCTCCAGAAGCAGTTCTCGGACGTGTAA